A window from Kosmotoga arenicorallina S304 encodes these proteins:
- a CDS encoding cysteine desulfurase family protein, giving the protein MIYLDNNATTILDKEAGKAMMECFYEIYGNPNSIHPMGLEAHKAMEESREKIADLLKADPREIYFTSSATESINWALRSATSFRGKRKRVITSAIEHKAVLNTLKDLQNSEGIEVILVEPDRHGVVSAKEFLKHVNEDTYLVSLMAVNNVTGAIQPYKEIGRYLQGKDIFYHIDAVQTIGKLPFTFEDFCTFASFSAHKFHGPKGVGILYVKRGTSLRPLLTGGGQERGMRSSTQNVPGIVGTAVAMENAIKELNNKTVEKLASLRDHIVKAVYDLDGVVNTPLEHSIPNTLNISIPGIKGETLVNALASKGICIGTSSACSSRGDSGQYVLKAMKVKEHVGESAVRISMSRFTTETEVEDFIKTLREITMLLKF; this is encoded by the coding sequence ATGATTTATCTTGACAACAACGCCACGACGATTCTCGACAAAGAAGCCGGCAAAGCCATGATGGAATGTTTTTACGAAATTTATGGAAATCCAAACTCTATACATCCCATGGGGCTTGAAGCACATAAAGCGATGGAGGAAAGCAGGGAAAAAATCGCCGATTTGCTGAAAGCGGACCCGCGCGAGATATATTTTACCAGCAGCGCAACCGAGTCTATAAACTGGGCATTGAGATCCGCCACTTCTTTCAGGGGAAAGAGAAAGAGGGTCATAACCAGCGCAATCGAGCATAAAGCGGTTTTGAATACGTTGAAAGACCTGCAGAACTCTGAGGGCATTGAAGTGATCCTGGTAGAACCTGACAGGCACGGGGTTGTTTCAGCTAAAGAGTTTTTGAAACATGTGAACGAGGACACTTACCTTGTATCGCTTATGGCAGTTAACAATGTAACAGGTGCTATCCAGCCCTATAAAGAAATCGGGAGATACCTTCAAGGGAAAGACATTTTCTATCATATTGATGCCGTCCAAACGATAGGAAAGCTACCCTTTACCTTTGAAGACTTTTGCACCTTTGCCTCTTTTAGTGCACACAAATTTCATGGCCCCAAAGGCGTGGGCATACTGTACGTAAAACGCGGTACCTCATTAAGGCCACTGCTTACAGGTGGGGGTCAGGAACGGGGAATGCGCTCCTCCACACAAAATGTGCCGGGAATAGTCGGGACAGCGGTGGCGATGGAAAATGCTATCAAAGAACTCAACAACAAAACCGTTGAAAAATTAGCATCTCTAAGAGACCATATCGTTAAAGCTGTATATGACCTCGACGGAGTGGTGAATACGCCCCTTGAGCATTCCATTCCCAATACGCTTAATATCTCAATACCCGGAATAAAGGGAGAAACTCTTGTTAATGCCCTGGCATCAAAGGGTATTTGCATTGGAACTTCATCGGCCTGTTCATCTCGAGGCGATAGCGGACAGTATGTTCTAAAAGCCATGAAAGTAAAGGAGCACGTGGGTGAATCGGCCGTAAGAATAAGTATGTCAAGATTTACTACTGAAACTGAAGTTGAAGATTTCATTAAAACATTGCGTGAAATAACAATGCTTTTGAAATTTTAA
- the gmk gene encoding guanylate kinase gives MRGTVFVVSGPSGAGKTTILKEVLGRIPNLEFSISYTTRPKRPNEENGKDYFFISEEQFKKLINANAFLEWAEVHGYLYGTSKAFVLERIKKGVNLILDIDVQGALSVMREMPEVATIFICPPSFEELKKRLLSRGTETERDLKRRLEDARWEFSHIVDFQYLVVNRNLKESVKQLEAVIIAEQLRLDRIKDHMGLEEMPKGV, from the coding sequence ATGAGAGGAACTGTTTTTGTTGTGAGCGGACCTTCAGGAGCTGGAAAAACCACCATCCTGAAGGAAGTGCTTGGCAGAATTCCAAATTTGGAGTTTTCCATTTCATATACGACAAGGCCGAAAAGGCCCAACGAGGAAAATGGCAAAGACTATTTTTTTATTTCAGAAGAGCAGTTCAAAAAACTGATCAATGCAAATGCATTCCTTGAATGGGCAGAAGTACACGGGTATCTTTACGGCACATCAAAAGCTTTTGTTTTAGAGAGAATCAAGAAAGGCGTTAATTTAATTCTCGATATAGATGTTCAAGGCGCTCTTTCTGTGATGAGAGAGATGCCGGAGGTGGCAACCATTTTTATTTGCCCGCCTTCCTTTGAAGAATTAAAAAAGCGATTGCTTTCGCGTGGAACCGAAACCGAGAGAGATCTTAAAAGAAGGCTGGAGGATGCCCGCTGGGAATTTTCCCACATCGTGGATTTTCAGTATCTGGTTGTTAACAGAAATTTAAAGGAGTCGGTAAAACAACTTGAAGCAGTGATAATAGCTGAGCAGTTAAGACTTGATAGAATAAAGGACCACATGGGACTGGAAGAAATGCCGAAGGGAGTGTGA
- the ligA gene encoding NAD-dependent DNA ligase LigA, with amino-acid sequence MDGKIPPEVIERAKKLREELNYHSYRYYVLNDPIITDREYDNMLKELSALEKKYPELITPDSPTQRVGEKPAEGFKEVRHSARLYSLDNTYSEEEVLEFHNRVKRLLGTDDIKYICELKIDGLSITLRYESGTLVLAATRGDGAVGEDVTANVRTIKSIPLKLRRPLDIEIRGEVFLPKSEFKNLNDERSEEGLPLFANPRNAAAGTLRQLDPQEVAKRNLDAFFYQIVDPRRYKLETQWDVLAFIREIGLKTEPHAKLVEKTEMVIDYWEYWQKEKHVLDYAVDGTVIKVNSIHQQEELGYTAKSPRWAIAFKFPAEQARTKLTQVSFQVGRTGVITPVAELDPVELSGTVVRRATLHNFDYILEKDIRIGDLVILEKAGEIIPQIVKPLSEVRTGNEKLIEPPERCPVCQGPVGKGKEGEVALRCLNPACPAKLERRIMLFVSRDAMDIRGLGGKLVKRLISTGLVGNFSDLYKLTPFELAQLGTGIGDKIIANLLREIDNSKDKPLSKLLVGLGIPGVGKKLALDLAKHFETLESLEKAKIEDLLEVQGVGNELAENIYNFFHNEEVLKELDELKKFVNTKEPLKKREGILEGKKIVVTGTLKNYTRKEIHDLIIALGGEVSSNVSARTDLVIVGENPGSKLEKAKKKGIKIMSEEEFLSTIKGENSDDLS; translated from the coding sequence ATGGATGGGAAAATACCTCCAGAAGTCATTGAAAGGGCAAAAAAACTTCGGGAAGAGCTTAATTATCATTCTTACAGGTACTACGTATTGAACGACCCGATAATCACCGATCGGGAATACGATAATATGCTCAAAGAGCTTTCCGCGCTTGAAAAAAAATACCCGGAATTAATAACACCTGATTCTCCCACACAAAGGGTTGGCGAAAAGCCAGCGGAGGGCTTCAAGGAAGTTCGCCACTCTGCAAGGCTTTACAGCCTTGACAACACGTATTCTGAAGAGGAAGTTCTTGAGTTTCATAATCGGGTAAAGAGACTCTTGGGAACTGATGATATAAAATACATCTGCGAACTGAAAATAGATGGTTTGTCCATTACGCTACGCTATGAGTCTGGAACGCTGGTTCTTGCAGCCACGCGTGGAGATGGTGCGGTGGGGGAAGATGTCACCGCAAACGTCAGAACCATAAAATCCATTCCCCTGAAATTGAGGAGGCCTCTTGATATTGAAATTCGTGGGGAAGTGTTTCTCCCCAAAAGCGAATTCAAAAACCTCAATGACGAAAGATCAGAAGAAGGGCTTCCACTCTTTGCCAACCCGCGTAATGCAGCTGCTGGAACGTTACGGCAATTAGACCCCCAGGAAGTCGCCAAAAGAAATCTCGATGCCTTTTTCTATCAGATTGTGGATCCGCGCAGATACAAGCTTGAAACCCAATGGGATGTCCTGGCTTTCATAAGGGAGATCGGGCTGAAAACGGAACCCCATGCAAAGCTTGTAGAAAAGACTGAAATGGTCATCGATTATTGGGAATATTGGCAGAAGGAAAAGCATGTGCTGGATTATGCGGTGGATGGAACGGTTATCAAGGTCAATTCCATCCACCAGCAGGAGGAACTGGGATATACAGCCAAGAGCCCGAGATGGGCTATTGCTTTCAAATTTCCCGCGGAACAGGCCAGGACGAAGTTGACTCAGGTCAGCTTTCAAGTGGGAAGAACAGGAGTTATAACTCCTGTCGCAGAGCTGGACCCCGTTGAACTCTCCGGAACCGTTGTTCGACGAGCGACGCTTCATAATTTCGATTACATCTTGGAGAAAGATATTCGAATTGGGGATCTGGTGATATTGGAAAAGGCGGGAGAAATAATTCCTCAAATTGTAAAACCACTTTCGGAGGTCCGTACAGGTAATGAAAAGCTTATTGAGCCTCCTGAACGCTGTCCTGTATGTCAGGGGCCCGTAGGCAAGGGTAAAGAAGGCGAAGTGGCTCTTCGTTGTTTAAATCCAGCGTGCCCTGCAAAGCTGGAAAGACGCATTATGCTGTTTGTGTCGCGCGATGCAATGGACATCAGGGGGCTGGGTGGAAAACTGGTCAAAAGGCTTATTTCTACCGGGCTGGTTGGTAATTTCTCCGATTTATATAAACTAACACCTTTTGAACTCGCTCAATTGGGAACCGGAATCGGTGACAAGATCATTGCTAATCTCTTGAGAGAAATCGATAACAGCAAGGATAAACCTCTTAGCAAGCTCCTTGTAGGTTTGGGAATTCCCGGTGTCGGGAAAAAGCTGGCACTTGACCTTGCGAAGCATTTTGAAACCCTTGAGAGCCTTGAAAAGGCAAAAATTGAGGATTTACTTGAAGTCCAGGGAGTTGGAAATGAGCTGGCGGAAAATATATACAATTTTTTCCATAACGAAGAGGTGTTAAAAGAGCTCGATGAACTGAAAAAATTCGTTAATACAAAAGAACCACTGAAAAAGAGAGAAGGCATACTTGAAGGCAAAAAGATAGTCGTAACAGGCACCTTGAAGAATTACACGCGAAAAGAAATCCACGATTTGATAATCGCTTTAGGTGGTGAGGTAAGCTCAAATGTTTCCGCCAGAACAGACCTCGTGATAGTCGGTGAAAATCCCGGTTCAAAGCTCGAAAAAGCAAAGAAGAAAGGCATAAAAATTATGAGCGAAGAAGAGTTTTTGAGCACGATTAAGGGGGAGAATAGCGATGATTTATCTTGA
- the nusG gene encoding transcription termination/antitermination protein NusG: protein MRKKWYIIQTYSGLENSIKEALEAKINSFGVHHLFGKILVPEDIKLDRGSSPAERHIVLNNAQILVKPNQDVKKGDPIIEDPEIHAKNDGIIKEIKNYRIIFIETIDRKFTKTYYVPESAKVETGIRPGARIRQGMPLTKHGENFCELDGRIVFTEKMKRIVVERDNGDEDVYMVYPKTYDPKVIRKGARIKRGELISEKRTIVSKIDGRVDISEFPGRKELKMYKITKTRLYPGYIFIEMIMNDETWNIVKNTPNVVNFVSVGGQPIELKRKEIHALLKLVGLEEYEEKPSKIKVEVNFELNEIVRINTGPFEDFTGKITEINPERQEVKVVVSIFGRETPVVLKLSEIEKIV, encoded by the coding sequence GTGCGTAAAAAATGGTATATAATCCAGACTTATTCTGGACTTGAGAACTCCATTAAAGAAGCTCTCGAAGCGAAGATAAATTCCTTTGGAGTTCATCATCTTTTTGGGAAAATTTTAGTCCCTGAAGACATAAAACTTGACAGGGGTTCTTCGCCTGCTGAAAGGCATATAGTTCTCAACAACGCGCAGATCCTTGTTAAACCCAATCAGGATGTGAAGAAAGGCGACCCGATAATCGAAGACCCTGAAATCCATGCAAAAAACGATGGAATAATAAAAGAGATCAAGAACTATCGGATTATTTTCATTGAGACCATTGACAGGAAATTCACTAAAACCTACTACGTTCCCGAGAGTGCAAAGGTTGAAACTGGTATCAGGCCTGGAGCAAGAATAAGGCAGGGCATGCCCTTGACAAAGCATGGCGAGAATTTTTGCGAGCTGGATGGAAGAATAGTCTTTACTGAGAAGATGAAGAGGATAGTTGTTGAAAGAGACAATGGCGATGAAGATGTTTATATGGTATATCCGAAAACATATGACCCGAAAGTTATCCGCAAAGGCGCCCGCATTAAACGTGGCGAATTGATATCAGAAAAAAGAACCATTGTATCCAAAATCGATGGAAGGGTAGACATATCAGAATTTCCAGGCCGCAAAGAACTTAAAATGTACAAAATAACCAAAACCAGACTTTATCCCGGATACATATTTATAGAGATGATCATGAACGATGAAACCTGGAATATAGTGAAGAACACACCAAATGTCGTCAATTTTGTTTCTGTCGGAGGGCAACCCATAGAGCTGAAGCGCAAGGAGATCCACGCGCTGTTGAAACTTGTCGGATTAGAAGAATATGAAGAGAAACCTTCAAAGATAAAAGTTGAAGTGAACTTTGAGCTCAATGAAATCGTGAGAATAAACACAGGTCCTTTTGAAGACTTTACTGGCAAAATAACCGAAATTAACCCCGAAAGACAGGAAGTAAAAGTTGTTGTAAGCATCTTTGGGAGAGAAACACCTGTTGTTCTCAAATTGTCTGAAATAGAAAAAATAGTGTAG
- a CDS encoding YicC/YloC family endoribonuclease — MIRSMTGFARSEAECEFVACSVELKSVNAKHLNLEVNISGGFTEIEVKASRYLRERLRRGTVRAYVEIYFSQSVGDIIKPDLGVASAYYNALNELADKFRIPDRISLDTLSKMKDVLKYRISPSVNEKIWECLKIALDKAIALLNDDREREGKNLEKALFSYLERLEDIAKELHSKTKDLLEYYRELLRKRISEVLEIDVDKNRLEQEVAILAERADISEEIVRLESHISAFKKLIENENECGVQLDFLCQEMHREFSTIAAKSKKTEITSLSIEGRTLVNKIREQVQNIE; from the coding sequence ATGATTCGCAGTATGACAGGGTTCGCCAGATCTGAAGCGGAATGTGAGTTTGTCGCCTGTTCAGTGGAACTTAAAAGCGTAAATGCCAAGCATTTGAATTTGGAAGTAAATATCAGCGGGGGGTTTACAGAAATCGAAGTGAAAGCCTCGCGATATTTGCGAGAAAGGTTGCGCAGGGGAACGGTAAGGGCATATGTAGAGATCTACTTCAGCCAGAGTGTAGGAGACATTATTAAACCTGATTTAGGCGTTGCTTCCGCTTACTATAACGCGCTGAATGAGTTAGCGGATAAATTTCGGATTCCCGACAGAATTTCTCTTGACACACTGAGCAAAATGAAAGACGTACTGAAATATAGGATCTCGCCTTCCGTGAATGAGAAAATTTGGGAATGCTTGAAGATCGCCCTTGATAAGGCGATAGCGTTACTCAACGATGATCGAGAACGCGAAGGGAAAAATCTCGAAAAGGCACTATTTTCTTACCTTGAACGCCTTGAAGACATTGCGAAAGAGCTCCATTCTAAAACCAAAGACTTACTGGAATATTACAGAGAATTATTGAGAAAAAGAATTTCAGAAGTGCTGGAAATAGATGTAGACAAGAACAGGCTTGAGCAAGAAGTGGCTATATTAGCCGAAAGAGCAGACATTTCAGAAGAAATCGTCAGGTTGGAATCCCATATATCAGCTTTCAAGAAATTGATTGAAAATGAAAATGAGTGCGGTGTTCAGCTTGATTTTCTCTGTCAGGAGATGCACAGGGAATTCTCCACCATAGCCGCAAAATCCAAAAAAACCGAAATAACTTCCCTTTCGATAGAAGGTAGAACGCTTGTTAACAAAATAAGGGAACAGGTTCAAAACATCGAGTAG
- the secE gene encoding preprotein translocase subunit SecE, with the protein MAQAKFWKFLSEVRYEVKKVSWPNRKQLLSTTTAVIFVLIVSGAFLGLLDILFTNVIRNALIALTGGM; encoded by the coding sequence ATGGCACAGGCTAAATTTTGGAAGTTCCTCTCTGAAGTTAGATACGAAGTAAAAAAAGTCAGTTGGCCGAATAGGAAGCAGCTTCTTTCCACCACAACAGCTGTAATATTTGTCCTTATTGTCAGTGGTGCTTTCCTGGGATTGCTGGATATCCTATTCACCAATGTTATTCGTAATGCCCTCATCGCCCTTACCGGTGGCATGTGA
- the rpmG gene encoding 50S ribosomal protein L33 — MAKKTKGNKILVTLKCSECGTRNYYRFKNRQKKYKLDTNKYCPKCRKHTLHKESK; from the coding sequence ATGGCAAAGAAAACAAAGGGAAACAAGATACTCGTTACTCTTAAATGTTCCGAGTGCGGAACAAGGAATTATTATCGTTTCAAGAACAGGCAGAAAAAGTACAAGCTTGACACCAACAAATATTGTCCGAAGTGTAGGAAGCACACGCTTCACAAAGAATCCAAGTAG
- the rpoZ gene encoding DNA-directed RNA polymerase subunit omega: protein MLVNYEKIMKRVKHKYAVPVAVARRAEELEDFGRPKLDPEIVKKAGDKINIAMKELEDGKIRIRNEEMLKILTPKVK from the coding sequence ATGCTTGTGAACTATGAAAAGATCATGAAACGGGTAAAGCATAAATATGCGGTACCTGTTGCGGTAGCAAGACGCGCTGAAGAGCTGGAAGATTTTGGCCGTCCAAAGCTTGATCCTGAGATCGTTAAAAAAGCAGGGGATAAGATAAATATCGCTATGAAGGAACTGGAAGACGGAAAAATAAGGATAAGAAATGAAGAAATGCTGAAAATTCTTACGCCAAAGGTGAAATGA
- the coaBC gene encoding bifunctional phosphopantothenoylcysteine decarboxylase/phosphopantothenate--cysteine ligase CoaBC codes for MMSLSLQGRKILLGVSSGIAIYKAVDLLSMLRKSGAELKVVLTPEAEKMVSGSVFSAVGNCPVYSELFQVQEGFIPHTDLSRWAELFVIAPATANTIAKLNVGIADNLLLATALAYPDRPKMLVPTMNTRMYENPVTLENIASLKSMGWHVITPESGHLACGELGKGRYPENSAIMEEIAYLLFEKPLAGVKVMVTAGPTREKIDNVRYITNRSSGKMGYALARMLRLMGAEVILISGPTTLKIPSGVRAVKVQSAAEMAKAVDTHSKDSRVIIMAAAVADYRPAEPSESKIKKGAGKLTLILERTRDILATLERKEGQIVIGFCAEDRDLENRAREKLVKKSLDAIVCNDISRRDIAFGSEENEVSVFFRDGSSEYIEKADKDTVALQLIKRVILRLLSKS; via the coding sequence ATGATGAGCTTATCACTTCAGGGTAGAAAGATACTCCTTGGAGTTTCAAGCGGGATTGCTATTTATAAAGCTGTCGACCTGTTAAGCATGCTAAGAAAGTCCGGAGCGGAATTGAAAGTTGTACTGACGCCCGAAGCCGAAAAGATGGTTTCGGGTTCGGTTTTTTCTGCTGTCGGTAATTGTCCGGTATATTCCGAGCTCTTTCAGGTTCAGGAAGGCTTTATACCCCATACCGACCTATCCCGCTGGGCAGAGCTTTTTGTTATTGCTCCGGCAACCGCCAACACCATAGCGAAATTGAATGTGGGTATTGCCGATAACCTTCTCCTGGCAACTGCACTCGCATATCCCGACAGGCCTAAAATGCTTGTGCCCACAATGAATACGAGGATGTACGAAAATCCCGTTACCCTTGAAAATATAGCAAGCTTGAAGTCAATGGGCTGGCACGTGATTACACCAGAGTCAGGGCACCTTGCCTGTGGCGAATTGGGTAAAGGGAGATATCCTGAGAACAGCGCCATAATGGAGGAAATAGCTTACCTGCTCTTTGAAAAACCTCTTGCGGGAGTAAAAGTAATGGTCACCGCAGGTCCCACAAGGGAGAAGATCGACAATGTCAGGTATATTACCAATCGTTCTTCCGGGAAAATGGGATACGCCCTCGCGAGGATGTTAAGGCTCATGGGGGCTGAAGTCATACTGATTTCGGGTCCCACAACATTGAAAATTCCTTCCGGTGTGAGAGCGGTGAAAGTTCAATCTGCAGCTGAAATGGCGAAAGCTGTCGATACCCACTCAAAAGATTCCAGAGTTATCATAATGGCAGCCGCTGTTGCCGATTACAGACCCGCAGAGCCTTCGGAATCAAAGATAAAGAAAGGTGCAGGTAAACTCACATTGATTCTTGAGCGCACAAGAGACATTCTCGCAACCCTGGAGAGAAAAGAAGGTCAGATAGTAATAGGTTTCTGTGCTGAAGATAGAGATCTGGAAAACAGAGCCAGAGAGAAGCTTGTGAAGAAATCATTAGATGCGATTGTTTGTAACGATATATCCCGAAGGGATATAGCCTTTGGTTCAGAGGAAAATGAAGTCTCAGTTTTTTTCAGAGATGGAAGTTCGGAATACATTGAAAAGGCTGATAAAGACACAGTTGCGCTTCAATTGATAAAAAGGGTAATACTTAGATTGCTTTCAAAGAGTTGA
- the acpS gene encoding holo-ACP synthase: MVFELGTDIVKISRLNERIINRILGDDEIKIYNSFGSEKRRKEFAAGRFAAKEALIKATKRRELELKKMQFLMLEDGSPVPDRQTKELVKAEEILVSISHDGEYAIATVLVLRRD; the protein is encoded by the coding sequence ATGGTTTTTGAATTGGGTACTGATATTGTAAAAATCTCCCGGTTGAACGAACGGATTATAAATCGTATTCTTGGTGATGATGAAATTAAGATTTACAATTCTTTTGGTAGCGAAAAGCGCCGAAAGGAATTTGCAGCGGGAAGATTCGCTGCAAAAGAAGCGCTGATAAAAGCAACTAAAAGAAGAGAGCTGGAGTTAAAAAAAATGCAATTTTTGATGCTGGAAGATGGTTCACCAGTTCCCGACCGACAAACTAAAGAACTCGTGAAAGCAGAGGAAATTCTGGTGAGCATATCACATGATGGCGAATATGCCATAGCTACCGTTCTTGTTTTAAGGAGAGATTGA
- a CDS encoding DUF370 domain-containing protein: protein MYGLINVGFGNVIIGDRVIAIVNPESAPLKRLKEVAKEEGKLIDATYGRKTRAIVITDSNHIILSAIQPETIASRFMQAFSDIEEKLKEIRDAGRNLAE from the coding sequence GTGTATGGTCTTATTAATGTGGGTTTTGGTAATGTAATCATCGGGGATCGTGTTATCGCAATTGTTAACCCTGAATCCGCACCATTAAAGAGGCTGAAAGAAGTTGCAAAAGAGGAGGGAAAGCTTATCGATGCAACATATGGTCGTAAGACAAGGGCCATAGTAATAACCGATAGTAACCACATCATCCTGAGCGCTATTCAGCCTGAAACAATCGCTTCCAGGTTTATGCAGGCATTTTCGGATATAGAAGAAAAATTAAAAGAAATACGTGATGCAGGGAGAAATCTGGCAGAATGA